One window of the Lactococcus lactis genome contains the following:
- a CDS encoding phage head closure protein, giving the protein MAQLNLADFNKKVQLGDVKTETNEYTGAGYGGFVPKINVWFASKTRTLSQSYQLQGTALENSRTIIIRHNSSAEKLKAAVIDNVQYDIVNYSPDETSNIIRYDYLTLKRSS; this is encoded by the coding sequence ATGGCACAACTTAATCTAGCTGACTTTAACAAAAAAGTTCAACTAGGAGATGTTAAAACTGAAACAAATGAATATACTGGTGCTGGTTATGGCGGTTTTGTTCCGAAAATAAATGTTTGGTTTGCATCTAAAACAAGAACGTTGAGTCAATCATACCAACTCCAAGGAACTGCTCTTGAAAACTCACGTACGATTATCATACGACACAATTCATCAGCAGAAAAATTAAAGGCTGCTGTGATTGATAATGTCCAATATGATATCGTCAATTATTCGCCTGATGAAACAAGTAACATTATCAGGTACGACTATTTGACGTTGAAAAGGAGTTCATGA
- a CDS encoding phage tail protein: MTIVGLKKTYLGLIDKKTGKIIAGPEGLTTDGLYMSNPKDLGTASANITNIAAAGTQKFGDNGLVDVVSSKSFPQVAAVWNNLPFDIKAKIKGEVSDKKGGYVQSQDLPQVALIIESELIDRSHSIFYAFGNGQMTETALNIQTDHTAQNRVEDALTYQSLAFAAWNNQGMKTFNSADSGFDKAAMLKEVMGGYAASGLGV; encoded by the coding sequence ATGACAATTGTAGGTTTAAAAAAAACTTATCTTGGATTAATTGATAAAAAAACAGGCAAAATTATTGCAGGTCCTGAAGGGCTAACAACAGATGGACTTTATATGTCAAATCCGAAAGATTTAGGTACAGCTTCTGCAAATATCACTAATATTGCAGCTGCTGGTACTCAAAAATTTGGAGACAACGGTCTTGTTGATGTAGTGAGTTCAAAATCATTTCCGCAAGTCGCTGCAGTTTGGAACAATCTTCCTTTTGATATTAAAGCTAAAATTAAAGGAGAAGTAAGCGACAAAAAAGGCGGATACGTTCAATCACAAGATTTGCCACAAGTTGCTTTGATTATTGAGTCAGAGTTAATTGATCGTTCACATTCAATTTTTTACGCATTCGGTAATGGGCAAATGACTGAAACTGCATTGAACATTCAAACTGACCATACAGCGCAAAACCGAGTTGAAGATGCATTGACTTATCAATCACTGGCTTTTGCGGCATGGAATAATCAAGGAATGAAAACTTTCAATTCTGCAGATTCTGGATTCGATAAAGCGGCAATGCTAAAAGAAGTTATGGGAGGATATGCTGCTAGTGGACTAGGAGTTTAA
- a CDS encoding HK97 gp10 family phage protein → MGQELNFEEIMNSLIEEAESVSTSLTVEDKAKITKAGANAFARGLEKVTKDKHYRIRKTGKNPHLADSILVQNTNIDGIKDGNSTVGWDYTKSRVGHLIENGTRFPMYSKKGTKYRKGGQVAITSDPFVSTYRDSMEAQVAMFSAEEEVFSEILKKKGAE, encoded by the coding sequence ATGGGTCAAGAACTTAATTTTGAAGAAATCATGAATAGCTTAATTGAAGAAGCAGAATCTGTCAGTACATCTCTAACGGTTGAAGATAAAGCGAAAATAACCAAGGCTGGTGCAAATGCATTCGCTAGAGGACTTGAAAAAGTCACTAAAGATAAGCATTATCGTATTCGTAAAACTGGGAAAAATCCACATCTAGCCGATAGTATTTTGGTTCAGAACACTAATATTGATGGTATTAAAGATGGAAATTCTACCGTTGGTTGGGATTACACCAAATCAAGGGTAGGTCATCTGATTGAAAACGGCACACGTTTTCCGATGTATTCCAAAAAAGGAACGAAATATAGAAAAGGGGGTCAAGTTGCAATCACATCTGACCCTTTTGTTTCTACTTATCGTGATAGCATGGAAGCTCAAGTTGCCATGTTTTCAGCGGAAGAAGAAGTTTTTTCAGAAATACTCAAAAAGAAAGGGGCAGAATGA
- a CDS encoding DUF806 family protein, with protein MRPTQEVSQIVGAFRPSWLVFENFIPKEHVNDLDNTQVLLTEFKSDITNYGDGTFNSVVLAVTIQIFYGFNLSESMLLAEIELMEKLKDSGWLTISSEPHYLDVSTNTTKQQTKKNITVEKIVEINELKGE; from the coding sequence ATGAGACCAACACAAGAAGTTTCGCAAATAGTAGGTGCTTTCCGCCCCTCTTGGTTAGTATTTGAAAATTTTATTCCCAAAGAACATGTTAATGATTTAGACAATACTCAAGTTTTACTGACAGAGTTTAAATCAGATATTACAAACTATGGGGACGGAACCTTTAATAGCGTTGTTCTGGCAGTTACTATCCAAATTTTCTACGGATTTAATCTCTCTGAAAGTATGCTTCTTGCAGAAATAGAATTGATGGAGAAACTAAAAGATAGCGGGTGGTTAACAATTTCAAGTGAACCACATTACCTAGACGTTAGTACCAATACAACAAAACAACAAACTAAAAAAAATATCACAGTTGAAAAAATTGTGGAAATTAATGAATTAAAAGGAGAATAA
- a CDS encoding phage major capsid protein: MKIEKLKKDLATKTAELNTKKAEIRSFTESEDKTIDEVKAGMTEIKEKEDEIKEIRSNIEVLEQASALKVEEKRDDSDLVAPELEENSADNEEDDPEKTKTETKSEAEKDKNTVKDEEKRDAGGLQDMKLKVGGEIADKKVTAFADYLKTGEVRDVTGIALKDGKVIIPETILTPEKEVHQFPRLGSLVRTESVTTSTGKLPIFNNSTDLLTAHTEYGQTTKNATPVITPILWDLKTYTGGYVFSQELISDSSYDWQAELQSRLTELRDNTDDSLIITALTDGVKKTSSTDLLGDIKKALNVTLKPQDSAAASIVMSQSAYNLFDTATDAMGRPLLQPNVTAATGYTLLGKTVVIVDDKLFPSASAGDVNIIVAPLKKAVINFKLTEITGQFQDTYDIWYKQLGIFLRQNVVQARKDLIVNLTGKLKEVKAVQSTAV, translated from the coding sequence ATGAAAATTGAAAAATTAAAAAAAGATTTAGCGACTAAAACTGCTGAACTTAATACCAAAAAAGCTGAAATTCGAAGCTTTACTGAGTCAGAAGACAAAACAATTGATGAAGTCAAAGCTGGAATGACAGAAATCAAAGAAAAAGAAGATGAAATCAAAGAAATTCGCTCTAATATTGAAGTTTTGGAGCAAGCTTCAGCATTAAAAGTTGAAGAAAAAAGAGATGATTCTGATTTGGTTGCTCCTGAATTAGAAGAAAATTCAGCAGATAACGAAGAAGATGATCCAGAAAAAACTAAAACTGAAACAAAATCAGAAGCAGAAAAAGATAAAAATACTGTCAAAGATGAAGAAAAAAGAGATGCAGGAGGATTGCAAGATATGAAATTAAAAGTTGGTGGCGAAATCGCAGATAAAAAAGTGACTGCTTTTGCTGATTATTTAAAAACTGGTGAAGTTCGTGATGTTACAGGTATTGCTTTGAAAGATGGGAAAGTAATTATTCCTGAAACAATTCTCACTCCAGAAAAAGAAGTGCATCAATTCCCGCGGCTTGGCTCATTGGTTCGAACCGAATCAGTAACTACATCAACTGGTAAGCTTCCAATTTTTAATAACTCTACTGACCTATTGACTGCTCACACAGAGTATGGTCAAACAACTAAAAATGCAACTCCAGTTATTACGCCTATTCTTTGGGACTTGAAAACATATACAGGAGGCTACGTATTCTCTCAAGAATTGATTTCTGATTCGTCTTATGATTGGCAAGCTGAACTTCAATCACGATTGACTGAGCTTCGTGATAATACTGATGATTCTCTTATCATTACAGCTTTGACTGATGGAGTTAAAAAAACTTCCTCTACTGACTTACTTGGAGATATTAAGAAAGCTCTGAACGTTACTTTAAAACCTCAAGATTCTGCAGCTGCTTCGATTGTTATGTCACAATCTGCCTATAACCTCTTTGATACGGCTACTGATGCAATGGGTCGTCCTTTGTTGCAACCAAACGTTACCGCAGCAACTGGTTATACTTTGCTTGGGAAAACAGTTGTTATCGTTGATGATAAATTGTTCCCTAGTGCTAGTGCAGGGGATGTAAATATCATTGTTGCTCCGCTCAAAAAAGCAGTAATCAACTTTAAACTTACTGAAATTACTGGTCAATTCCAAGATACTTATGATATCTGGTATAAACAATTAGGCATCTTCTTGCGTCAAAACGTTGTACAAGCTCGTAAAGACTTAATTGTTAACTTGACAGGTAAGCTAAAAGAAGTAAAAGCTGTTCAATCTACAGCAGTATAA
- a CDS encoding head-tail connector protein: MALITAQELLDENHIDSNYDEIATMNRLIHDASALIRGSISDSVTDEQIMDNLPDQYNRAVSALATRLYFSRDLSDGYGMGIQIMINQIRARMCEVLNGTT; encoded by the coding sequence ATGGCACTAATTACAGCACAAGAATTACTTGATGAAAATCATATTGATTCAAACTATGATGAAATTGCAACTATGAATAGACTTATTCATGATGCAAGTGCCTTAATTCGTGGTTCTATTTCTGATTCAGTTACTGATGAGCAAATCATGGATAATTTACCCGACCAGTACAATAGAGCTGTTTCAGCTCTTGCAACCCGTCTATATTTCAGTAGAGATTTATCTGATGGTTACGGTATGGGTATTCAGATTATGATTAATCAAATAAGAGCTAGAATGTGTGAGGTGCTGAATGGCACAACTTAA
- a CDS encoding phage tail tube assembly chaperone, with product MEIKIKQLKKTVEVKASIKNLKKSYKFAKNMAEAEEKISEGNDELVLDYLDSIIEFVSDIAKLSKKEKEELEELEMEELMEVVSYIVAKLQGASDSDIKKAKENGEVGLAQESE from the coding sequence ATGGAAATTAAAATCAAACAACTTAAAAAAACCGTTGAAGTCAAAGCTTCAATTAAAAATCTCAAGAAGAGTTATAAATTTGCCAAAAACATGGCCGAAGCAGAAGAAAAAATTAGTGAAGGAAACGATGAACTAGTCTTAGATTATCTTGATTCAATTATCGAATTTGTCTCTGATATCGCTAAACTCAGCAAAAAAGAAAAAGAAGAACTTGAAGAACTTGAAATGGAAGAGTTGATGGAAGTTGTTTCTTATATTGTTGCAAAATTGCAAGGTGCTTCTGATTCGGACATCAAAAAAGCCAAAGAAAATGGCGAAGTGGGTTTAGCCCAAGAGAGCGAATAA
- a CDS encoding distal tail protein Dit, whose amino-acid sequence MAFKIYYNGTDLSNIVDGFTGITRNIGAGWTNNLQTKSKLGSDFLRNSINSKSITINFVVNVKKDRFTSVRKALGEILNVNEPCVLIFDDDPNSVWYAVPDGIPTLDESSFYQAFGTLTFLVPSGYAESVDTKILNNDNSGGENGTIINNADNSVSVLINNNGTLPIYPTIKVTPTSETGYLAFVGQNGILEIGNPDEADTTTAKSQKLVCDFKTKSDFETNFVPDTSWTTSWPTNLDGMPLNSTIAWKDDGIRIGAMAQSSLWNAGVLRYEVPKDDLGNYVKDWHANFNTLYIQKNLEQCGRFQIHFADENKQPLACFEIYKGGVGENASLNFWRIGGDKKLKHFKNHTFSATTGKPDKNGSPLFAASHGGQAIVKQGNKISFYWRAMAETYLMDDVPASTKLAYVYIVIGKRRYYQMVADTSLRSFKLMNLNNEYTVDIPNKYQPEDEVKVDMEKSKITVNDLGANSDYITGSEFFSIPPGASQRLDIVYSNFTTSPPKVEIKWKERIL is encoded by the coding sequence ATGGCGTTTAAAATTTATTACAATGGCACTGATTTGTCTAATATTGTCGATGGATTCACAGGTATCACAAGAAATATAGGAGCAGGTTGGACAAATAACTTGCAAACTAAATCTAAATTAGGCTCTGATTTTCTTCGAAATTCAATCAATTCAAAAAGCATAACTATAAATTTTGTAGTTAATGTAAAAAAAGATAGATTTACATCTGTTAGAAAAGCACTAGGAGAAATATTAAATGTAAATGAACCATGTGTTTTAATTTTTGATGATGATCCAAATAGCGTTTGGTATGCAGTGCCTGATGGCATACCAACGCTAGACGAATCATCTTTTTATCAAGCTTTTGGCACTCTCACGTTCTTAGTTCCAAGCGGCTACGCAGAATCAGTCGATACTAAAATATTGAATAATGATAACTCAGGCGGAGAAAATGGAACCATCATAAATAATGCTGATAACTCAGTTTCGGTATTGATTAATAACAATGGAACCTTGCCTATCTATCCCACAATTAAAGTCACTCCAACATCTGAAACAGGCTATTTAGCCTTTGTTGGGCAAAACGGAATCCTTGAAATTGGTAATCCAGATGAAGCAGATACAACCACCGCTAAAAGTCAAAAGCTAGTCTGTGATTTTAAAACTAAGTCTGATTTTGAAACTAACTTTGTTCCAGATACAAGCTGGACGACTTCATGGCCAACAAATCTTGATGGTATGCCATTAAATAGTACGATTGCTTGGAAAGATGATGGAATTCGAATTGGAGCAATGGCACAATCTTCGCTTTGGAACGCAGGAGTTTTAAGATATGAAGTACCTAAAGATGATTTGGGTAATTATGTTAAAGATTGGCATGCTAATTTCAATACACTATATATTCAGAAAAATCTTGAACAATGCGGCCGATTTCAAATTCATTTTGCGGATGAAAACAAACAGCCTCTTGCTTGCTTTGAAATCTATAAAGGAGGCGTTGGTGAAAATGCAAGTTTGAACTTTTGGCGGATTGGTGGAGATAAAAAATTAAAACATTTCAAAAATCATACATTTTCAGCGACAACTGGAAAACCAGATAAAAATGGGTCTCCACTTTTTGCTGCAAGTCATGGCGGACAGGCTATTGTTAAACAAGGTAACAAGATTTCTTTCTACTGGCGAGCGATGGCTGAAACTTATCTCATGGATGATGTGCCAGCATCTACCAAACTTGCTTATGTTTATATCGTGATCGGGAAAAGACGATATTATCAAATGGTAGCAGATACAAGTCTTAGATCATTTAAACTCATGAATCTAAACAATGAGTACACTGTCGATATTCCTAATAAGTACCAACCAGAAGATGAAGTAAAGGTTGATATGGAAAAATCAAAAATCACAGTTAATGACTTAGGGGCGAACTCAGACTATATCACGGGTTCAGAATTCTTTTCAATTCCTCCAGGAGCAAGCCAAAGGCTAGATATTGTGTATTCAAATTTCACAACAAGCCCGCCTAAAGTTGAAATCAAGTGGAAGGAGCGAATCTTATAA
- a CDS encoding tape measure protein — translation MAKEKIAGTLATNIGVNTTNAVTSIESLKNSVKDSTNAWKQMESQMKLSGDTLGASKAKYEGLSDSLSKQKSVLERLKQEQSEVNRSTSDGEKAYQKYASQITQAEVKLTALNGQQDKAKQAYEYQKSGLAKLNEEVQHSNKLTEERVKQLEAEGKTEEANKAKIDGLKSAQEKYSQILKIQKTELEKLGESGDKNSKAYRLQEVRVAQMSTKVSEATRDIKRLNGTEIKPRTEGIGKVKSQLRSLNGLLDRTHSHFKDVFLGNILATGVIGAIGDIKSKFTGALEAGVEYNKEMQNLSVSLNNFTNGNQKLNDSLVDNIKNLREESGYSIDTLSLLTKKTYGLTGSADGAKKLSDAFVNLGRATGKSDDSMQNIITKFTQMNASGEITSGSITKMEKTLPGFAKTLSTTMGVSRDKLNELASNGKISMSDLSKTIENMSAAKPKGLENYLTSFDGFSGHLQEKYQSLSGKITEGFFKTNNNFLKNMSKSLDGKETEKAFTHIGDSANKAVTTISKAFSSVFKGTKNPLADFANGLANKIEKLGNFISKHANDIKNFFGMVKNLGGTAFKLIGDTLKTVIPWLEKFGTWASKHPKDVKKIALAIIGLKIALKGTLGVLKGVEKFKEAKKLVLGFGSSIKKTATGMKLAFNFLKTNPFILIITGIVAVVAAFVELYKHNKKFRNFINGIAKAVSKWAGSVVKWFKKTWDDVSKGFNNFVNSFSKVFNSLLNGIKNAWNGAWSWIGNVFNKYIDVFKSVLKLFTDFFTGKWGNLGKDIQKIWNALWGFVESIFGKKVDSIKKGIEGFGTKIWDTFNTIKTKVSDFWKGMWDGLIQFGKNGINSVIDVINNGIGGINGVIHTFGGSKNAISKIPKLANGTKGAPKGVALINDAPGEHYQEAVIDNSGQMHVLEGRNRLVNFQGGETVVPAHAIPHFENGTPDWLSSIGSWVKDKWDGLTEMIKHPIKTLTHFMTNAISGISGSPLVTSIAPALGNGFVNAIVDPIKKLLGSLKKKHEDDGGGSQGSPSGSGVQRWAGQVKEALAANGLSTSQDMIDRVLRQIASESSGNEKAVQGNIGDINNITGDLAKGLMQTISSTFNANKFPGHGDIFNGYDNLLAALNYAKKTYGPSLSFLGNGHGYENGGLISSHGLYEIGEGNKPEMVIPLSVEKNARANQLLAEANQRINGNSEHVQNNEIDNSIIINLLSKIYESLDDIKNNPLIAYAMIDGKMATNLLAKYMNTALKNEENKNSWLWGNNN, via the coding sequence ATGGCAAAAGAAAAAATAGCTGGGACTTTGGCCACTAATATCGGAGTTAATACTACTAATGCAGTAACCAGTATTGAAAGCCTTAAAAATTCAGTTAAAGATAGCACCAATGCTTGGAAACAGATGGAATCTCAAATGAAGCTGTCAGGAGATACTCTAGGTGCTTCTAAAGCTAAGTATGAGGGTTTGTCTGATTCTTTAAGTAAACAAAAATCAGTGCTTGAGCGGCTAAAACAAGAGCAATCAGAAGTTAACCGTTCTACTTCTGATGGAGAGAAAGCTTATCAAAAATATGCTTCACAAATTACTCAAGCAGAAGTTAAGTTAACCGCCCTAAACGGTCAACAAGATAAAGCAAAACAAGCTTATGAGTACCAAAAATCAGGACTTGCAAAACTTAACGAGGAAGTTCAACATTCTAACAAGCTTACGGAAGAACGGGTAAAGCAACTCGAAGCGGAAGGAAAAACTGAAGAAGCCAACAAAGCCAAAATTGATGGATTAAAGTCAGCTCAAGAAAAATATTCTCAAATTTTAAAGATTCAAAAAACCGAATTGGAAAAACTAGGGGAATCAGGCGATAAGAACTCTAAGGCTTATAGACTTCAAGAAGTTCGTGTGGCGCAAATGTCCACAAAGGTTTCAGAAGCTACTCGAGATATAAAAAGGCTCAATGGCACTGAAATAAAACCTCGTACAGAAGGTATAGGTAAAGTAAAGAGTCAGCTTAGAAGTCTTAATGGTTTATTAGACCGTACACATAGCCATTTTAAAGATGTCTTTTTAGGGAACATCTTAGCTACCGGTGTAATCGGTGCGATTGGTGATATTAAGAGCAAATTTACTGGTGCGTTAGAAGCTGGCGTAGAGTATAACAAAGAAATGCAGAATTTATCGGTTTCTTTGAATAATTTTACAAATGGTAATCAAAAACTGAATGATTCTTTAGTTGATAATATCAAAAATTTGCGAGAAGAATCAGGATATTCCATTGATACATTAAGTCTTTTAACTAAAAAAACTTATGGATTAACAGGTTCGGCTGATGGCGCTAAAAAATTATCTGACGCTTTTGTTAATTTAGGTCGTGCAACTGGTAAATCTGATGATTCAATGCAAAACATTATCACTAAGTTTACTCAAATGAATGCAAGTGGTGAAATTACTTCTGGTTCAATTACCAAAATGGAAAAAACGCTACCTGGGTTCGCTAAAACATTATCCACGACAATGGGTGTCTCTCGCGATAAACTCAACGAATTAGCAAGCAACGGTAAAATTTCAATGTCTGATTTATCAAAGACAATTGAAAACATGAGTGCCGCTAAACCTAAAGGGCTTGAAAACTACCTCACTTCATTTGACGGATTTTCTGGTCACTTGCAAGAAAAATACCAAAGTTTATCTGGAAAAATCACAGAAGGTTTCTTTAAAACAAATAATAATTTCTTAAAAAACATGTCTAAATCTCTTGATGGAAAGGAAACGGAAAAGGCGTTTACTCATATCGGAGATAGTGCAAATAAAGCTGTCACAACTATTTCTAAAGCTTTTAGCTCCGTTTTTAAAGGAACGAAAAATCCATTAGCAGACTTTGCGAATGGACTGGCTAATAAAATTGAAAAATTAGGGAACTTTATTTCTAAACATGCCAATGATATCAAAAACTTTTTTGGTATGGTAAAAAATTTAGGCGGTACTGCATTTAAGTTAATCGGCGACACTCTAAAAACAGTTATACCGTGGCTTGAGAAGTTTGGGACTTGGGCATCAAAACATCCGAAAGACGTTAAGAAAATTGCTCTTGCAATTATAGGACTTAAAATTGCATTAAAAGGTACATTAGGCGTTTTAAAAGGTGTAGAAAAATTTAAAGAAGCTAAAAAATTAGTTTTAGGTTTTGGGAGTTCAATCAAAAAAACAGCCACTGGAATGAAACTCGCTTTTAACTTTTTAAAAACTAATCCATTTATTCTTATTATCACAGGCATTGTCGCCGTAGTCGCCGCATTTGTAGAACTATATAAGCACAATAAGAAATTCCGAAACTTCATCAATGGTATAGCTAAAGCAGTCTCAAAATGGGCTGGTAGTGTTGTTAAATGGTTCAAGAAAACATGGGACGATGTTTCTAAAGGTTTCAACAACTTCGTCAACTCATTTTCTAAAGTGTTTAACTCGCTTTTAAACGGAATAAAAAACGCATGGAATGGTGCATGGTCTTGGATTGGCAATGTATTTAATAAATATATTGATGTTTTTAAGTCAGTTTTAAAACTTTTTACTGATTTCTTTACAGGTAAATGGGGAAATCTCGGCAAGGATATCCAGAAGATATGGAATGCTTTATGGGGTTTTGTTGAGTCTATCTTTGGTAAAAAGGTTGATTCTATCAAAAAAGGTATCGAAGGTTTCGGTACTAAGATTTGGGATACATTCAACACAATTAAAACTAAAGTCAGTGATTTTTGGAAAGGAATGTGGGATGGTTTAATCCAATTCGGAAAAAATGGTATCAATTCAGTTATAGATGTAATAAACAACGGTATCGGCGGAATTAACGGTGTGATTCATACATTCGGCGGTTCTAAAAATGCAATTAGTAAAATACCTAAACTGGCGAACGGTACTAAAGGCGCACCTAAAGGAGTCGCATTAATTAACGATGCACCAGGCGAACATTACCAAGAAGCTGTTATAGACAATTCAGGTCAAATGCATGTACTGGAAGGTCGGAACAGGCTTGTAAACTTCCAAGGTGGTGAAACAGTTGTACCCGCTCACGCTATCCCTCACTTTGAAAATGGCACTCCAGATTGGTTGAGTTCTATTGGTTCGTGGGTTAAAGATAAATGGGATGGCTTAACAGAAATGATTAAGCACCCTATTAAGACTTTAACTCACTTCATGACTAATGCTATATCAGGTATTAGTGGTTCTCCTTTAGTTACTTCTATAGCACCAGCTCTTGGTAATGGATTTGTCAATGCAATCGTTGACCCAATCAAAAAGTTACTTGGTTCATTAAAGAAAAAACACGAAGATGACGGTGGCGGTTCTCAAGGTTCGCCATCTGGTTCCGGTGTTCAACGTTGGGCTGGACAAGTTAAAGAAGCACTTGCAGCTAACGGCTTGAGTACTAGCCAAGACATGATTGACCGTGTGCTTCGCCAAATCGCTTCTGAGTCAAGTGGTAATGAAAAAGCGGTCCAAGGGAACATCGGAGATATTAACAATATCACTGGTGACCTTGCTAAAGGGTTGATGCAAACAATTTCCTCAACTTTCAACGCCAATAAATTCCCTGGTCACGGTGATATTTTTAATGGTTACGATAACTTATTAGCTGCTCTTAACTATGCTAAAAAAACCTATGGCCCAAGTTTGTCATTCCTTGGAAATGGGCATGGCTATGAAAATGGTGGATTAATTAGTAGCCATGGACTATATGAAATTGGCGAAGGAAATAAGCCAGAAATGGTTATTCCTTTGTCTGTTGAAAAAAATGCAAGAGCAAATCAATTGCTTGCGGAAGCTAATCAAAGAATTAATGGGAATAGTGAGCATGTTCAAAATAATGAAATTGATAATTCAATTATTATCAATTTATTATCAAAAATATATGAATCTTTAGATGATATTAAAAATAATCCATTGATAGCCTATGCAATGATAGACGGAAAAATGGCTACAAATCTATTAGCAAAATATATGAATACTGCTCTTAAAAATGAAGAAAATAAAAATAGTTGGCTTTGGGGGAATAATAATTAA